From a single Rutidosis leptorrhynchoides isolate AG116_Rl617_1_P2 chromosome 5, CSIRO_AGI_Rlap_v1, whole genome shotgun sequence genomic region:
- the LOC139848358 gene encoding uncharacterized protein: MSMATCISKSVCMFGWNIGKNKTNDKPQPNYHNLDLPFPNSLLTKTFLNGKELKCCYKATLDGFSATSFHECSDFKGPCVIIGYTDNLFKFGAFNPEGYRSTDDYYETFDAFLFYWPNEKEDEPVVLPKIGGSGAALFDYARGGPQFGADGLLIGPPLAPVMGGFAGPDTNSGVGDLRQAKSRLGLSYAKRADGKESLFGDESRASLEEVLVFCSPKIASLY; this comes from the exons ATGAGTATGGCTACTTGCATATCAAAAAGTGTCTGTATGTTTGGTTGGAACATTGGCAAAAACAAAACCAATGATAAACCTCAACCCAATTACCATAATCTTGATCTTCCTTTTCCTAACTCTCTACTCACCAAAACCTTCCTCAATG GTAAGGAACTAAAATGTTGCTACAAGGCCACCTTAGATGGATTCAGTGCGACTTCTTTTCACGAATGTAGCGATTTCAAGGGCCCGTGTGTGATAATCGGCTACACAGACAACTTATTCAAGTTCGGTGCATTCAATCCCGAAGGTTATAGAAGTACAGACGATTACTACGAGACCTTTGACGCGTTCCTATTTTACTGGCCTAATGAAAAGGAAGATGAGCCAGTAGTATTGCCTAAAATAGGAGGCAGTGGTGCAGCCCTTTTTGATTATGCTAGAGGTGGGCCACAGTTTGGGGCTGATGGGCTTTTAATCGGGCCTCCACTTGCTCCCGTCATGGGTGGGTTTGCTGGGCCCGATACAAACTCGGGTGTTGGAGATTTAAGGCAAGCGAAATCAAGATTGGGTTTGTCTTATGCAAAAAGAGCAGATGGAAAAGAGTCTTTATTTGGGGATGAATCCAGGGCTTCTCTTGAAGAAGTGCTTGTTTTTTGCAGTCCGAAAATCGCAAGCTTGTATTAA
- the LOC139846925 gene encoding expansin-like B1 → MALSVHTLFIVSALIFFVLSSAQTATSSDSFTHSRAAYYPGSDEKGSEIGRCGYGPFGATINDGYVAAGSDLVYRDGVGCGACYQVRCTNSKDCSNEGVTVVVTDHGSSDRTDFIMSQKAFRKMAQSTYAEPSLLSQGIVDIEYRRVSCRYSKNNITIKIDESSDYPYYLAFVIWYQQGQNDITAVQLCETQNFNCKLLDRSYGSVFTTTSPPSGSLSLRMLLSGEDGDEKWVVPVNNIPDNWKKGDIYDTGVQVD, encoded by the exons ATGGCACTTTCAGTCCATACACTCTTTATAGTTTCAGCATTAATCTTCTTTGTACTAAGTTCAGCCCAAACCGCAACGTCTAGTGATTCTTTCACACATTCTCGAGCAGCATACTACCCGGGCTCTGATGAGAAAGGATCAGAAA TAGGGAGATGTGGATATGGACCGTTTGGAGCAACAATTAACGATGGGTATGTAGCAGCTGGATCTGATCTCGTTTATCGAGATGGTGTAGGATGTGGCGCATGCTACCAG GTGAGGTGCACAAACAGTAAAGATTGTTCCAATGAAGGAGTGACTGTTGTTGTAACTGACCATGGTTCGAGTGACCGTACAGACTTCATTATGAGCCAAAAAGCCTTCCGTAAAATGGCTCAGTCTACGTACGCAGAACCGTCTTTACTATCACAAGGAATTGTGGATATTGAATATAGAAG GGTTTCATGCAGGTACTCAAAGAATAATATCACCATAAAGATTGATGAGAGTAGTGATTATCCATATTATCTTGCTTTTGTCATATGGTATCAACAAGGGCAAAACGACATAACTGCAGTGCAATTATGTGAG ACACAAAATTTTAACTGCAAACTGTTGGATAGAAGCTATGGATCCGTGTTTACAACCACATCACCACCTAGTGGATCGTTGTCTTTAAGAATGCTATTAAGTGGTGAAGATGGAGATGAAAAATGGGTCGTTCCGGTTAATAATATACCTGATAATTGGAAGAAGGGAGACATATATGACACTGGAGTACAAGTAGACTAA
- the LOC139846741 gene encoding aluminum-activated malate transporter 14-like: MMSDVSKKMKMYVENMKRYPGLVCQKIWKVGRDDPRRVIHALKVGLSLTLVSLLYLVEPLFKGVGVNAIWAVMTVVVVLEFTAGATLCKGLNRGFGTLLAACLAYLFEFIAREYGKVFRAVFIGASIFLIGSSTTYLRFFPKIKKNYDYGVLIFLLTFNLITVSSYRVDDILRLAKGRIYTIAIGSGVCILMSLFIFPNWSGQDLHNSTISKIEGLAKAIEACVDKYFTDEESDIEIDETMEDPIYKNYKPVLDSKSTDETLALHASWEPRHSRGCHKFPWQQYVKLGGVLRHLGYGVVALHGTLQTEIRTPGSVRMLFKDPCIRLASQVNKALLELAGSIRARQHCSPEILTERLQKALQDLNAALKSQPRLFLGPNSPNNTSKMLALVAAAARQKTDSPRKLKSTLSKLTITSLEFSEALPFAAFAALLVELVARLDLVIEEVEELGRVACFKEYKEGDDVVLDVDKRRSTEINLPGATE; this comes from the exons ATGATGAGTGATGTTAGCAAGAAAATGAAGATGTATGTTGAGAACATGAAGAGATATCCGGGTTTGGTATGTCAAAAAATATGGAAAGTGGGTCGGGATGATCCGAGAAGAGTGATCCATGCACTTAAAGTCGGGCTTTCATTGACATTGGTGTCGCTGTTGTACTTAGTCGAGCCCTTGTTTAAAGGGGTTGGAGTAAATGCTATTTGGGCTGTAATGACCGTCGTCGTTGTACTTGAATTTACGGCCG GGGCAACGTTATGCAAAGGTTTAAACAGAGGATTTGGGACGTTGTTAGCAGCATGTTTAGCGTACTTATTTGAGTTTATAGCTAGAGAATACGGGAAGGTTTTTCGTGCTGTATTTATCGGAGCTTCAATTTTCCTAATCG GGTCATCAACCACATATTTGAGATTTTTTCCAAAGATAAAAAAGAATTATGACTATGGTGTGTTGATATTTCTCTTGACATTTAATCTGATCACCGTATCAAGTTATCGAGTCGACGATATACTAAGATTAGCGAAAGGGCGTATCTATACAATTGCGATCGGTTCTGGTGTTTGTATCCTTATGAGTCTGTTTATCTTCCCAAATTGGTCAGGACAAGATTTGCATAATTCTACTATTTCCAAAATAGAAGGTTTAGCAAAAGCTATAGAAG CTTGTGTCGATAAGTACTTCACTGACGAAGAATCTGATATAGAAATAGATGAGACAATGGAGGATCCTATATACAAGAACTATAAGCCCGTTTTGGACTCAAAATCGACCGATGAAACACTA GCGCTCCATGCAAGTTGGGAACCAAGGCACTCGCGGGGTTGCCACAAATTTCCATGGCAACAATATGTGAAACTAGGAGGCGTTCTTCGTCACTTAGGGTATGGGGTTGTCGCTCTTCACGGCACTTTACAAACCGAAATCCGG ACTCCAGGATCAGTTCGCATGCTATTCAAAGATCCATGCATTCGCCTTGCATCACAAGTAAACAAAGCTCTATTAGAACTCGCGGGCAGCATAAGAGCCCGACAACACTGCTCGCCCGAAATCCTAACCGAGCGTCTTCAAAAAGCACTACAAGACCTCAACGCGGCTTTAAAGTCACAACCGCGCCTTTTTCTCGGTCCAAACAGTCCAAACAACACCTCTAAAATGCTAGCCTTAGTAGCCGCAGCAGCACGACAAAAAACAGACTCACCAAGGAAACTTAAATCGACGTTAAGCAAATTAACGATCACAAGCTTAGAGTTTTCTGAAGCGCTTCCATTTGCGGCTTTTGCGGCTTTGTTAGTCGAGTTAGTTGCTAGACTTGATCTTGTGATTGAAGAAGTTGAAGAACTAGGGAGAGTGGCTTGTTTTAAAGAATATAAAGAAGGTGATGATGTCGTTTTGGATGTCGATAAACGAAGATCAACGGAGATTAATCTTCCTGGTGCCACTGAGTGA
- the LOC139850081 gene encoding putative pentatricopeptide repeat-containing protein At5g37570 — MSATGKIPKLSKPIEKFREIHKNLSSFRSSPKLWHDHDHNNSHHELEPTLRLTHPILAKLESFPILTLKQFNQIHTQLILSGLSQHSLASGRVIKKLCSSPSTVFHAIDVFNSLDDPDSFICNTIIRGLVNANESVKALDFYLREMVGRFVPANHYTFPLVLKICGELGLVREGGKAHSRVVKEGFEIDLFVRNGLIHMYAVCGRIKDAEKVFDMSLVMDMVTWNSMIDGYVKNGMVDDARQVFDEMPERDVFSWNTMIGGYVCVKDMGNAQELFDKMPCRDIVSWNCLIDGYARIGDVVCARKFFDWMPRRNVVSWNTLLALYVRCKKYDECLVLFDDMLEEKDVRVNEASVMSVLTACAHLGRLDKGEWVHAYIKSNENNIIIDVLLSTALLTMYAKCGAMDLAKQVFDEMPERTIVSWNSMIMGYGMHGQGEKALEMFLNLEKSDIVPNDTTFVCLLSACTHAGMVLEGWWYFDLMQRVYKIKPKVEHYGCMVDLLSRAGLMNDSEEMLKSMNVGTGSALWGALLAACRTHSNLELGEMVAKRLIELEPGDVGPYVMLSNIYAAGERWDDVENVREMMKKKGLHKYVGSSVVRSENYGVEGGASGRKRKLVYSMLSDMGTQMKTSYRNMIP, encoded by the coding sequence ATGTCTGCAACCGGTAAAATTCCTAAACTCTCAAAACCCATCGAAAAATTTCGCGAAATCCACAAAAACCTCTCATCTTTCAGATCCTCACCTAAACTTTGGCACGATCACGACCACAACAACAGCCACCATGAACTCGAACCAACATTACGCTTAACCCATCCCATTTTAGCCAAACTTGAATCCTTCCCAATCCTAACTCTCAAACAATTCAATCAAATTCACACACAACTCATTCTTTCAGGTCTCTCTCAACACTCACTCGCATCAGGTCGAGTGATCAAGAAACTATGCTCATCACCATCAACTGTTTTTCATGCAATTGATGTGTTTAATTCTCTAGATGACCCTGATTCGTTTATATGCAATACTATAATTAGAGGTTTAGTTAACGCGAATGAATCAGTTAAAGCGTTGGACTTTTATCTTCGAGAAATGGTGGGGAGGTTCGTGCCTGCAAATCATTACACGTTTCCATTGGTTTTGAAAATTTGTGGTGAATTGGGGTTGGTTAGAGAAGGTGGAAAAGCGCATTCGCGGGTCGTGAAAGAAGGGTTTGAGATTGATTTGTTTGTAAGAAACGGTTTGATTCATATGTACGCGGTTTGTGGGAGGATTAAGGATGCGGAAAAGGTGTTTGATATGAGTTTGGTAATGGATATGGTGACGTGGAATTCGATGATTGATGGGTATGTGAAGAATGGGATGGTTGATGATGCGCgccaggtgtttgatgaaatgcctgagAGAGATGTGTTTAGTTGGAATACGATGATTGGTGGGTATGTTTGCGTTAAGGACATGGGCAATGCACAAGAGTTGTTTGATAAAATGCCTTGTAGAGATATCGTTTCGTGGAATTGTTTGATTGACGGGTATGCGAGAATTGGAGATGTAGTGTGTGCACGTAAATTTTTTGATTGGATGCCGCGGCGAAATGTTGTGTCGTGGAATACTTTGTTAGCGCTTTACGTGCGGTGTAAAAAGTATGATGAGTGTTTGGTGCTTTTTGATGATATGTTGGAGGAAAAAGATGTGAGGGTGAATGAAGCGAGTGTTATGAGTGTGTTAACGGCGTGTGCACATTTGGGAAGACTTGATAAGGGTGAATGGGTACACGCTTATATTAAGAGTAACGAGAATAATATTATTATCGACGTGTTACTTTCGACTGCTTTGTTGACTATGTATGCTAAATGTGGAGCTATGGACTTGGCTAAAcaggtgttcgatgaaatgcctgAGAGAACTATTgtatcatggaattcaatgataatggGATATGGTATGCACGGTCAAGGAGAAAAGGCATTAGAAATGTTCTTGAATTTGGAAAAAAGTGACATTGTGCCAAATGATACTACTTTTGTGTGTTTGCTTAGTGCGTGTACTCATGCGGGAATGGTTTTAGAAGGATGGTGGTATTTTGACCTAATGCAACGCGTTTATAAGATCAAACCAAAAGTCGAGCATTATGGTTGTATGGTCGATCTATTATCACGAGCTGGTTTAATGAATGATTCTGAAGAGATGTTAAAGAGTATGAATGTGGGAACAGGGTCAGCTTTATGGGGAGCGTTACTAGCGGCGTGTAGGACCCACTCTAATTTAGAACTAGGTGAAATGGTTGCCAAACGGTTAATTGAATTGGAACCGGGTGATGTGGGACCGTATGTGATGTTATCGAATATATATGCTGCTGGTGAGAGATGGGATGATGTTGAAAATGTGAGAGAGATGATGAAGAAAAAAGGGTTACATAAATATGTAGGATCGAGCGTTGTTCGTTCAGAAAATTATGGTGTTGAAGGAGGCGCTTCGGGTCGTAAAAGAAAATTAGTGTACTCCATGTTGAGTGATATGGGTACTCAAATGAAAACGTCATACAGAAACATGATACCTTGA
- the LOC139846803 gene encoding protein ABCI7, chloroplastic has translation MAVSAFTPIIRTNPSPSDTIPNSPYLSTFTKSRKLKPFLLAQQRSPPPIAALSDKQFVLQIADSLEDSRPTSSNLEKLRDFATDSLLSTPYPSKKDEPFRFTDISFIKKSEIIPVSYPSQESLNNLSVFEDTQMINLTIIDGYIIDSLSQISGLPDGVFVGNLSSINSAEITKRVLEFLPSSEQGDWFWSLNGVGSPELVVVYVPEGCKVEALLHLRYVSNEGSDKDSNKLPVSNPRVLVVVEKGGEIGILEEYMSGDGDLSYWTNSVMEVVIGEEAKVSHSYIQTQSLSSAHIKWTSIRQEKLSTYDLVEVSTGGKLSRHNVHVQQVGPDTITGLSTFHFSGNNQTQDLHSKIVLDHPRGVSRQLHKCIVAHSDGQAVFDGNVKVNRFAQQTDAGQLTRSLILEPRATVNVKPNLQIIADDVKCSHGAAICDLEEDQLFYFQARGIDLQTARKSLIISFGSEVIDRFSSNDLRKKVELHVKKLLDSAVPEEKAV, from the exons ATGGCTGTTTCAGCCTTCACACCCATCATCCGTACAAACCCATCACCATCTGACACAATACCCAATTCACCATACCTGTCAACCTTCACAAAATCAAGAAAGCTCAAACCTTTTTTGTTGGCCCAACAACGATCTCCACCCCCAATAGCAGCGCTTTCTGACAAACAATTTGTTCTTCAAATTGCAGACTCTTTAGAAGACTCTAGACCCACTTCATCAAATCTTGAAAAGCTTAGAGATTTTGCTACAGACTCCCTCCTTTCAACGCCATATCCTTCAAAAAAGGATGAACCTTTTAGGTTTACAGACATATCCTTCATCAAAAAATCTGAAATTATACCAGTTTCATATCCGTCACAGGAATCTTTAAACAATTTGAGTGTTTTTGAAGATACCCAGATGATTAATTTGACTATAATTGATGGTTACATCATTGATTCATTATCCCAAATTTCAGGGTTACCAGATGGGGTATTTGTTGGGAATCTATCTAGTATCAATTCGGCCGAAATTACGAAACGGGTACTCGAGTTTTTGCCTAGTTCTGAACAAGGTGATTGGTTTTGGTCACTTAATGGTGTTGGGTCACCTGAATTAGTTGTGGTTTATGTTCCAGAAGGGTGTAAAGTTGAGGCTTTATTGCATTTGAGATATGTTTCTAATGAAGGGAGTGATAAGGATTCGAACAAGTTGCCAGTTTCGAATCCGAGGGTTTTAGTGGTGGTGGAAAAAGGTGGGGAGATTGGAATACTTGAAGAATATATGAGTGGTGATGGTGATTTGAGTTACTGGACTAATTCAGTTATGGAAGTTGTGATTGGGGAAGAAGCTAAAGTTAGCCATTCTTATATTCAGACTCAATCTTTGAGCTCTGCCCATATTAAATGGACCTCGATTCGGCAG GAAAAGTTGAGTACTTATGATCTAGTAGAGGTAAGCACGGGTGGCAAGTTAAGCAGACACAATGTCCACGTGCAACAAGTTGGGCCGGACACTATCACCGGATTGTCGACATTTCACTTTTCGGGTAATAATCAAACACAAGATTTGCATAGTAAAATAGTGTTGGATCATCCTCGTGGAGTTTCTAGGCAACTTCACAAGTGCATTGTCGCTCATTCAGATGGACAAGCCGTGTTTGATGGGAACGTAAAGGTCAATAG ATTTGCACAACAGACGGATGCGGGACAACTAACAAGGAGTCTTATTCTTGAGCCACGTGCGACAGTTAATGTGAAACCGAATCTGCAGATAATTGCAGATGATGTGAAGTGTTCACATGGAGCTGCAATTTGTGACTTGGAAGAGGACCAATTGTTTTATTTTCAAGCAAGGGGAATCGATCTTCAAACAGCTAGAAAATCTCTCATTATCTCTTTCGGTTCCGAGGTTATTGATCGGTTTTCATCCAATGATCTCAGAAAGAAGGTCGAACTTCACGTAAAGAAGTTGTTGGATTCCGCGGTCCCCGAGGAAAAAGCTGTGTAA